A genomic window from Cricetulus griseus strain 17A/GY chromosome 4, alternate assembly CriGri-PICRH-1.0, whole genome shotgun sequence includes:
- the Slc7a4 gene encoding cationic amino acid transporter 4 isoform X2, translating into MARGLPSTASLARFCQKLNRLKPLEESSMETSLRRCLSTLDLTLLGVGGMVGSGLYVLTGTVAKDMAGPAVLLSFLVAAVASLLAALCYAEFGARVPRTGSAYLFTYVSMGEIWAFLIGWNVLLEYLIGGAAVARAWSGYLDAIFNHSIRNFTESHMGVWQMPFLAHYPDFLAAGILLVASAFVSCGARVSSWLNHTFSAISMIVILLIIILGFILARPHNWSAEEGGFAPFGFSGILAGTATCFYAFVGFDVIAASSEEAKNPRWAVPMAIAISLGLAAGAYILVSTVLTLMVPWHSLDPDSALADAFYRRGYSWAGFIVAVGSICAMNTVLLSNLFSLPRIVYAMAADGLFFQMFARVHPRTQVPVVGILVFGVLMALLALLLDLEALVQFLSIGTLLAYTFVATSIIVLRFQKVSPPSSPCLASPGHTAKKYDSFSDHIQLVGGTQNSMSEPGQLRPALKPFLGFLNGCRPGTAVAWALGILVASAISLACVLVFGNSDLHLPRWGYVLLLVVSGSVFLFSLLVLGAHQQQKQQDTFQIPLVPLTPALSILLNICLMLKLSYLTWLRFIFWLLVGLVVYFGYGVWHSKENQREPLELTTAHYVVFPSSSLEETVQAVQPAGQAAVQESACAE; encoded by the exons atggccaGGGGACTGCCCAGCACCGCCAGCCTGGCACGCTTCTGCCAGAAGCTGAACCGTCTGAAGCCACTGGAAGAGTCTAGCATGGAGACGTCACTGCGGCGCTGCCTGTCCACACTGGACTTGACTCTACTGGGTGTGGGCGGCATGGTGGGGTCTGGGCTCTATGTGCTCACAGGCACAGTGGCCAAGGACATGGCTGGCCCAGCTGTGCTGTTGTCGTTTTTGGTAGCTGCTGTAGCCTCCCTGCTGGCAGCCCTATGCTATGCGGAATTTGGAGCCCGTGTGCCCCGTACCGGCTCTGCGTACTTGTTCACCTATGTGTCCATGGGTGAAATATGGGCATTCCTCATAGGCTGGAATGTGCTTCTGGAATACCTCATTGGAGGTGCTGCTGTGGCCCGTGCCTGGAGTGGCTATTTGGATGCCATCTTTAACCACAGCATTCGCAACTTCACAGAGTCTCACATGGGTGTCTGGCAGATGCCCTTCCTTGCCCATTATCCAGATTTTCTGGCTGCTGGCATTTTACTTGTGGCTTCCGCCTTTGTCTCATGTGGAGCCCGAGTCTCTTCCTGGCTCAACCACACGTTCTCAGCCATCAGTATGATCGTCATCCTTCTCATTATCATCTTGGGTTTCATCCTGGCCCGCCCTCACAACTGGAGCGCAGAAGAGGGTGGTTTTGCGCCCTTCGGCTTCTCTGGCATCCTGGCGGGCACAGCCACCTGTTTCTATGCCTTTGTGGGCTTTGATGTCATTGCTGCTTCCAGTGAGGAGGCAAAAAACCCACGGTGGGCTGTGCCCATGGCCATCGCCATTTCCCTTGGCCTGGCGGCCGGCGCCTATATTCTGGTCTCCACCGTGCTGACCCTCATGGTGCCTTGGCACAGTCTGGACCCTGACTCGGCTCTTGCCGACGCTTTCTACAGGCGGGGCTACAGCTGGGCTGGCTTCATTGTGGCAGTTGGCTCCATCTGTG CCATGAATACCGTCCTGCTCAGCAACCTCTTCTCCCTGCCTCGAATTGTCTATGCCATGGCCGCCGACGGGCTCTTCTTCCAGATGTTTGCCCGTGTGCACCCCCGGACGCAGGTGCCTGTGGTGGGAATCCTGGTGTTTGGAGTCCTCATGGCTCTCCTGGCACTGCTGCTGGACCTTGAGGCATTGGTCCAGTTCCTATCCATCGGCACCCTGCTGGCCTATACCTTTGTAGCCACCAGCATCATTGTGTTGCGTTTCCAGAAAGtttctcctcccagctccccatgCTTAGCTAGCCCTGGCCACACAGCTAAGAAGTATGACTCCTTCTCGGACCACATACAGCTAGTAGGTGGTACACAGAACTCCATGTCTGAGCCTGGTCAGCTACGGCCAGCCCTGAAGCCCTTCCTAGGTTTCCTGAATGGCTGCCGCCCTGGAACTGCTGTGGCATGGGCGCTTGGCATCTTGGTAGCCTCTGCTATCTCCCTGGCGTGTGTGCTGGTCTTCGGGAACTCAGACCTGCACCTCCCACGGTGGGGCTATGTCCTGCTGCTGGTCGTCAGTGGCTCTGTCTTTCTATTCAGCCTCCTGGTCCTGGGGGCTCACCAACAGCAAAAGCAGCAAGACACTTTTCAG ATCCCTTTGGTGCCCCTGACTCCAGCCCTGAGTATCCTTCTCAACATTTGCCTCATGCTGAAGCTGAGCTACCTGACCTGGCTGCGCTTTATCTTCTGGCTGCTGGTTG GACTTGTCGTGTATTTTGGCTACGGCGTCTGGCACAGCAAGGAGAACCAGAGGGAGCCATTGGAGCTGACTACTGCACACTATGTGGTATTCCCCAGCAGCAGCCTGGAGGAAACAGTGCAAGCTGTGCAGCCTGCTGGCCAGGCTGCAGTCCAGGAGTCAGCCTGTGCAGAGTAG
- the P2rx6 gene encoding P2X purinoceptor 6 yields the protein MASAAAAALVGWGFLDYKTEKYVMTRNCRVGVSQRLLQLGVVAYVIGWALLVKKGYQEWDLDPQISVITKLKGVSVTQIKELENRLWDVADFVKPSQGENVFFLVTNFLVTPAQVQGKCPEHPSVPLANCWADEDCPEGETGTHSHGIKTGQCVVFNGTHRTCEIWSWCPVESGAVPRKPLLVQAKNFTLFIKNTVTFSKFNFSKTNALDTWDSTYFKHCRYDPHSSPYCPVFRIGDLVAMAGGDFEDLALLGGAVGISIHWDCDLDSRGPDCCPRYSFQLQERGYNFRTANHWWEPSGVEARSLLKLYGIRFDILVTGKAGKFALIPTAITLGTGAAWLGMVTFLCDLLLLYVDREASFYWRTKYEEAKAPKATVNTT from the exons atggcttctGCCGCCGCGGCAGCACTTGTGGGCTGGGGGTTTCTGGATTACAAGACAGAGAAGTATGTGATGACTAGAAACTGCCGAGTGGGTGTCTCTCAGAGGCTGCTGCAGCTGGGAGTGGTGGCCTACGTGATAGG GTGGGCCCTCTTGGTCAAAAAAGGCTACCAGGAATGGGACTTGGACCCCCAGATTTCTGTCATCACTAAACTCAAAGGGGTTTCCGTAACCCAGATTAAGGAACTAGAGAACCGACTATGGGATGTGGCTGACTTTGTGAAGCCATCACAG GGAGAGAATGTGTTCTTCCTGGTGACCAATTTCCTCGTAACACCAGCTCAAGTCCAGGGTAAATGCCCAGAG CATCCTTCCGTTCCTCTGGCTAACTGCTGGGCTGACGAGGACTGCCCTGAAGGGGAGACGGGAACGCACAGCCATG gcaTAAAAACGGGTCAGTGTGTGGTGTTCAATGGAACCCACAGGACCTGTGAGATCTGGAGCTGGTGCCCCGTGGAGAGCGGTGCTGTACCCAG GAAGCCCCTGCTAGTTCAGGCCAAGAACTTCACACTTTTCATCAAAAACACCGTCACCTTCAGCAAGTTCAACTTCTCCAA GACCAATGCCTTAGACACCTGGGACAGCACCTATTTCAAGCATTGTCGCTATGATCCACACTCCAGCCCGTACTGCCCAGTGTTCCGCATTGGGGACCTTGTGGCCATGGCTGGTGGGGACTTTGAGGACCTGGCATTGCTG GGTGGCGCTGTGGGCATCAGTATCCACTGGGATTGCGACCTGGACTCCAGGGGCCCTGACTGCTGTCCCCGGTACTCCTTCCAGCTGCAGGAGCGGGGGTACAACTTCAG GACAGCCAATCACTGGTGGGAACCCTCAGGTGTGGAGGCCCGGAGCCTGCTCAAGCTCTATGGGATCCGCTTTGACATTCTTGTCACTGGGAAG GCAGGGAAATTTGCACTCATCCCTACGGCCATCACACTGGGCACAGGAGCAGCTTGGCTGGGAATG GTCACCTTCCTCTGTGACTTGCTGCTACTGTATGTGGATAGAGAAGCCAGCTTCTACTGGAGGACCAAGTATGAGGAA GCGAAAGCTCCAAAGGCAACTGTCAACACTACATAG
- the Lrrc74b gene encoding leucine-rich repeat-containing protein 74B: protein MKGPCKASTKNEDQEGRAAATARQAEAPEANNFWTADSHFALETEGTHSLGEPVMATHYLESCQALSVVPASCLLRQGSASELNLRHRGLGPQGARALASMLTSNVYIKRLDLRDNGLCGAGAEALADVLCKNNIISDVDLSDNQIGAAGLQAICAALALNPAVQKMQLGGNRLEEKAAQHLAALLLRHTSLKSLDLSYNQLNDLAGETLGPALAENTGLTELNLSWNHLRGPGAIALAKGLEANIFLKVLDISHNGFGDSGAASVGEALKANNVLEELNMRNNRISMTGALKLGLGLQVNQTLRILIISKNPIRSEGYVSLLKSVRNNRSSALELLDLSEIQMNRECDDLTNTVNAILPGLCIKNNTSRRKDWPPVSTPSQLASAPTDSGLVSRMPL, encoded by the exons ATGAAGGGTCCCTGCAAGGCATCTACGAAGAATGAAGATCAAGAGGGAAGAGCAGCTGCCACTGCGCGTCAGGCGGAGGCCCCGGAGGCCAACAATTTCTGGACCGCAGATTCCCACTTTGCTCTGGAAACAGAAG GCACCCATAGTCTTGGAGAACCGGTCATGGCTACCCACTATTTGGAGTCTTGCCAGGCCCTTAGTGTTGTGCCGGCATCTTGTCTTCTGCGCCAAGGGAGCGCTTCTGAATTGAACCTTCGACATCGTGGCCTGGGGCCCCAG GGGGCCCGGGCTCTGGCTTCCATGTTGACCTCTAATGTCTACATCAAGCGTCTGGATCTTCGGGACAATGGGCTCTGTGGGGCCGGGGCAGAGGCTCTGGCTGATGTCCTGTGTAAGAACAACATTATCTCTG ATGTGGACCTGTCAGACAACCAGATTGGAGCTGCAGGGCTCCAGGCTATCTGTGCTGCCCTTGCCTTAAACCCAGCTGTGCAGAAGATGCAACTGGGAGGAAACAGGCTGGAGGAAAAGGCTGCCCAGCACCTCGCTGCTCTTCTGCTGCGTCACACAAGCCTGAAATCCCTAGACCTCAGCTATAATCAGCTCAATGACCTGGCAG GAGAGACACTTGGACCTGCCTTGGCAGAAAACACAGGACTCACAGAGCTTAACCTCAGTTGGAATCATCTTCGAGGCCCAGGAGCCATTGCACTTGCCAAGGGCCTGGAG GCAAATATATTCCTGAAGGTCCTAGACATCTCTCATAATGGCTTTGGAGACTCAGGAGCAGCTTCAGTAGGTGAGGCCCTCAAGGCCAACAACGTGTTGGAAGAACTAAACATGAG AAACAACCGAATCTCCATGACAGGGGCCTTGAAGTTGGGGCTGGGTCTGCAAGTCAACCAGACACTGCGGATTCTTATT ATTTCCAAGAATCCCATTAGAAGTGAAGGATATGTCAGTCTTCTTAAATCTGTCCGGAACAACAGATCATCTGCCTTGGAGCTACTGGACCTCTCG GAGATCCAAATGAACAGAGAGTGTGATGACCTCACCAACACAGTGAACGCAATTCTTCCAGGACTTTGTATAAAGAATAACACTTCCAGAAGAAAAGACTGGCCACCAGTCTCCACACCATCCCAACTGGCATCTGCTCCAACTGACTCTGGTCTCGTCTCTAGAATGCCACTCTAA